In the Campylobacter concisus genome, one interval contains:
- a CDS encoding mechanosensitive ion channel domain-containing protein, whose product MKKIIALLLFCFAIYAEENVTLEQNISQNLQNNELVKDISNLDNSLKNNIWITRYANYNTYQRLIDELEKNENELKKLDKSSRRGSDIIKRIQTLKEQINLLKEYEKTPFSNMLAAPEMDTPPRITSPVALISGFSYIKKIKSDKIEYQRHIKELDTLLEKLETKENLLNRLNLIEENEQNRESLNLVKQEIGDFKAAKQIADTTYNVYEKRADEAINLTTSDIKAQFLSMGYTAIIILLTIGLTFIAKFIVKRTITDNERFYTVNKFLNVLNITVIIIILLFSYIENVTYLVTVLGFASAGIAIAMKDMFMSMLGWMVIMFGGSIHVGDRIRVLHDGSEFVGDVIDISLLRLTVFEDVSYSTYKTNRRAGRIIFVPNNYIFTDLIANYAHYGMKTVWDGIDIVISFDSNHKKAVYLARNVVKKYSKGYTDIAKRQMNKLRSQYSIKNPNVEPRIYTFFEPYGINVSCWYMANSYATLALRSTISAEIIEAFLAQDDIKIAYPTQTMFIGKKENPSDHTAHSEQESENS is encoded by the coding sequence ATGAAAAAGATCATAGCTTTACTACTTTTTTGTTTTGCCATTTATGCTGAAGAAAACGTTACGCTTGAGCAAAATATCTCACAAAATTTACAAAATAATGAGCTTGTAAAAGATATCTCAAATCTAGATAACTCCCTAAAAAACAATATCTGGATCACAAGATATGCTAACTATAACACTTATCAAAGACTTATTGATGAGCTTGAAAAAAATGAAAATGAACTAAAGAAACTGGACAAAAGCTCAAGAAGAGGCAGCGATATCATAAAGAGAATCCAAACTCTAAAAGAGCAGATAAATTTACTAAAAGAGTATGAAAAAACGCCATTTTCAAATATGCTAGCAGCTCCTGAAATGGATACTCCACCAAGGATAACAAGTCCTGTTGCACTTATATCTGGCTTTTCGTATATCAAAAAGATAAAGAGCGATAAGATCGAGTATCAAAGGCATATAAAAGAGCTTGATACGCTTTTAGAAAAGCTTGAAACAAAAGAGAATTTACTAAATAGACTAAATTTGATTGAAGAAAATGAGCAAAATAGAGAAAGCCTAAACTTGGTAAAACAAGAAATAGGTGACTTTAAAGCGGCAAAACAGATCGCTGATACAACTTATAATGTCTATGAAAAAAGGGCTGATGAGGCTATAAATTTAACCACCTCTGATATAAAAGCTCAGTTTTTAAGTATGGGCTATACAGCTATCATCATCCTTTTGACAATCGGGCTAACATTTATCGCTAAATTTATTGTTAAAAGAACGATTACTGATAATGAGAGATTTTACACAGTCAATAAATTTTTAAACGTTTTAAATATCACCGTTATCATCATAATCTTACTCTTTTCGTATATCGAAAACGTCACATATCTAGTAACCGTGCTAGGTTTTGCTTCAGCTGGTATCGCCATTGCGATGAAAGATATGTTTATGAGTATGCTTGGCTGGATGGTGATCATGTTTGGCGGCTCTATACATGTGGGTGACAGGATCAGAGTGCTTCATGATGGCAGTGAATTTGTGGGCGATGTGATCGATATCTCTTTGCTTAGGCTGACTGTTTTTGAGGATGTTAGTTACTCGACTTATAAGACAAACCGCCGTGCAGGTAGAATTATCTTTGTACCAAATAACTATATCTTTACCGACCTCATCGCAAACTATGCTCATTATGGTATGAAGACCGTTTGGGATGGTATAGATATCGTTATAAGCTTTGATAGCAATCATAAAAAAGCTGTGTATCTAGCAAGAAATGTCGTTAAAAAATACTCAAAAGGCTACACTGATATCGCAAAACGTCAAATGAATAAACTAAGAAGCCAGTACAGCATCAAAAATCCAAACGTCGAGCCAAGAATTTATACATTTTTTGAGCCTTATGGTATAAATGTCTCATGCTGGTATATGGCAAATTCTTATGCGACTTTGGCTCTTAGAAGTACTATTAGCGCTGAGATTATAGAAGCATTTTTAGCTCAAGATGATATAAAGATCGCTTATCCAACACAAACTATGTTTATAGGCAAAAAAGAAAATCCAAGCGATCACACCGCTCACAGCGAGCAAGAGAGTGAAAATTCTTAA